The region gtattcgttgtaagcaaaataataatgttcacagtgtggaacacacaagtgcgaagcaagatctagaaataacgtagaaaattctccttacctttaaagcttgcctttctcaaagaaaaagcatctatccactttatcgaatagtttaatactgaaacaatcatggcgggcggaaagattctattataaatCTTTGCTTTCACCAATTTGTCGGaagtgtgtcacggtggccgagtggtctaacgcgcaaGCAGAGGAAGATCGTGATGGCTTGGGAAGTATAGGTGTTCTCCTcggggcagggaagtttggaaataccgTAGGGAATATAAATCAATCCACCCGAACagagattaattcaatatccgtggggtatgcacatttgtgactaccaacaaacaAAAGAttccagcccggttttaagacgtggatgccttcggcattccacgtaataaacaaaaccgattttgAAGGCCTGTTTACTTTTAttcgtgttgccatggtaacggcaTATTCGTCAGCTTAAAAACTGTGTTAAGCCACTTTAATGTGCTAGATATTTGCAGAATTTAACATAGGCACGGTTACTGGCTGTGGCTGCATTAATGACAATGGAGAAAGGCTGGTCgctttttgtttgaataataatTGCGTAATAGGGGAAACAATCTTCCCACACAAGAATATTCGCAAACTTACCTGGAAATCCCCCGATGATCGTACAATCAACGAGATCTACCATGTAATAATGAACAAGAAATGGAAGAGATCTCTACTGGATGTAAAAGTATATCGGGGAGCAGATGCATTTAGTGATCGCTACATGTTATTCGCAAAAATCAAACTAGAGCTTATGGCTGTAGCCTCCAATAAACAACGCAGGAAAGTGTGTGATATCAATCGGCTGAAATCGCAAGAGGTCAGAAGAAACTTCAGTATTGAACTTAAGAACAGGTTTGCTGCACTTGCCACCCTTGAGGATGAAACAGATCAGGATTCTGTGGAATGTTCATGGAAACGAATAAAGGAGTCATATGCTGATGTTGCAAAGAAAGCTGTTGGctttaagaaaaagaagaccAAGAAATGGTTATCAGCTGAAACATGGGACAGAATAGAAGCTAGGGGGGAAGGCAAAGGTGAAGATGTTAAATTCTAAGTCATCAAGGCAGATTGAACGGACGCAGGAGGAGTACAAGAATAAAGATAGAGAAGTGGAAAGGAGTGCAAGAAAGGACAAGAGGAAGTTCATCGAGAATCTGGCTAGCGAGGCAACACTAACCACAGTATGCCAGTAAAAGACAAGCAGAGTAAGGTGATAACAACAGAAAGGAAGTAAGCTTCGAGGTGGGTGCAGCACTTTGCAGAAGTCCTTCCTTAATCGGCCAGATACAGAGAAACCAGCAAATTCAACCTCTTCTGCATCATATCTTGATATAAGCACCAGCCCCCCAGGCATAGCAGAGGTTCGCTCGGAAATCGAAgccatgaaaaatggaaaagctCCTGGAATTGATTCACTTCAAGCTGAACTGCTGAAGGCGGATGTAGTTACATCATCCAGGTTATTGACAGACCTCTTCGGCAAGATCTGGGAACAAGAATTTGTCTCTAAAGACTGGAGTAAAGGTTTTACATTCAAGCTCCCAAAGAAAGGTGATCTCGGCAACTGTGATAATTGGAGGGGAATTACCCCACTTTCTGTGCCAAGCAAGATATTCTGCAGGATACTACTTAAGCGCATTCAAAAGGCTATTGATACAGCCCTCTTGATACAGCACTCAGAGAAGAACAAGTAGGGTTCAGAAGAGGAAGATGTTGTATGGACCAGACTTTTGCAACATGCTGGAACACTCTCTCGAATGGAATACATCTCTTTGCATTAACTTTATTGATTTTCAGAAAGCATTCGATAGTATACACCGAGAAAGTTATGAAAGATCCTCCAAGCTTATAGAATACCACCTATATTATATAAGATTATCCACCTTATTAAGATGTTCTACAATAACTTTGAATGCAGTATCATCCTCGGAAATTCCATTACAGAAGTAACATCCGGAGTGCGTCAGGGCTGCGTACTCTCGCCTATCCTCTTCCTTGTTACAATCGACTGGGTGATGCGCCAAACAACTTCCGAACGCCCCCGTGGAATACAGTGGACTCTCTTCTCTCACCTTGAAGACCTTGATTTTGCTGGCGCTATTGCCGTCCTTTCTTCAACACCTGCCCATCTTCAGGAAAAAACTGAcgatttgtataggtaatcgcatggggccgagtaaaattaaggattaatatcacgcgtgttttcagaagttgctgaaattgcccgagtcgcgcagcgacgagggcaatttcagcaacttctgaagacacaagtgatattaatccttaattttacgaggacccattgcgattacttgttaataacaaagagggcaaaattttcttaacactgttgaggcacctcgaaaaacagacagctaagcggagttaaaacactcgttcgctcggaagcaaaacaactaacaaacagccaagcaagtcaacttgttctttgcgtccaaaacgagtatagatgattgttatttacatccactcgagaggaaaatacgagtttcattcgtgaacaactgtaacaacgattaaaccaaatgttaagcttcaatttattttattcacctgtgctgtaggggtttttaccacttgcaaatacgcatccgtaaacatagcaaacggtttgtccaaagaaatccaccaaatttgagctacttgttcctcccgtcaatggcaaattgttctgtgaccttttttgttgagctgcaagatgtcgtggtaaactgaaagcccttgacgaaaggaatcattttgtttttcaaccacacaatcccgctacgccggcggacgccatgtaagtcgatccaagttttaagcttttcatgaaaaaactcttttgccctacttcttgtcactcgaaaattcaaattccagatcatcttttaaagctagttcttaatctttatgccttttcggcgaatgcagcgcgaatattaaaagacaaacttcgatgaagacgaagttgttttgctcaaacagaagaaaccaactgaatgtggaagacgtacgttcagccaatcaggagcgagaatttttggcgctcgaccaatcgtgagcgagtaattttgccctcttctcaagcaaaattaagaaaaaataccctcttcattgaccaatcagcattcagtaattttgccctctttgttattataaTATGAATGCCAAGATGATGGGACTGACTATCAGCAAAAAGACTGAACAGAGATCCAAAAATCATGTGTCTCAACTCTGGTGCAGCAAGGTCAGTCAACATATATCGATGGAGAACCGATAGAACATATAGAACTTAAAGAACATATAGAAACATATAGAACATATAGTTCACTTATCTCGGGAGTGTGATCAGTACGGATAGCAGTGTCCAGAAGGACATAAAGGCCAGGCTTAACAAAGCCAGGTGTGCATTTAGTAGACTCAAAAACATCTGGAAGTCTAAACAGTATAGCTTTAAGACTTAAGTGCGCATCTACAACAGTAACGTCAAGTCTCTGTTACTGTATGGCTCTGAATGTTGGAGAATTGTGAAAAGGGACATAAACAAAGTCAGTGCTTTTCACAATTATAGCTGTCTGCGAAAGATCTGCAACATCTTCTGGCCCAACAAAATTTCCAACAACGACCTTTACAAGAAGACTGGATGCACCAGTATCGACCTCGAAATTAACATACGCCGGCTCTGATGGTTGGGACATGTACTACGAATGCCGCCAGAGTGGATACCCAAGGTTGCCCTTAGGTGGACGCCCGCAGGCAGAAGGAAAAGGGGGTGGCCCAAAACCACTTGGAAGAAGACAGCTGAGATTGAACTAAGTAAGATGGGTCTGACATTTGGAGAGGCTCAGGCAATTGCGAAGGACAAGAATCGTTGAAGGAGGGTCATTGTTGCAGCCCTATACCCCAATTGGGGCTATAAGGATCTATAATGATGACGGGCGTTATGATGATTGGCGGTCTCACCATCGTGCCCCTGAGAGGCTTTAATGGACGATAGCACGACCATGAAGTCCAGTACGataaaggaaacaaatgtttcttGCTGACACGCTTTCCATGCAGAGCATATCTCCCTTCATGTACACAAAGATGAAATTCATTTGAAACCATCAACATGATCAAATACTTACCAATTTGTGAAGAGACACTTTTGCAGATCCGGCGTGAGACGGAGAAGGATGAGTCACTTCAGGTTCTGAAAACTGTTATCATCCAGGGCTGGCCTGACCACAAGAATGCCTGCCGTCACGGAACCCCATCAACCACGTCCAACCACGGCTCCCGTGATGGCAGGAACGCCTACTTCTCCTGTGAAGCCACCAGAGCTGAGAAGATCCCAGCGTGTCCGCCAAGTCCCGAAATAACTGCAAGACTGTCTTATTATGCATGACAGAGTTGTCTCAGGATTTCTCTGCAAACTCTACTAACCACTTAAGCGAAAATTTGTAAGAGCTCCTGGGACCCATATTGTAATATTTATCCGTATGGTAACACTTTTTAGGGGCCGTTTGCATAAGGAAGGTCTTTCATTTGCCTATTTCGTTTTCTGCAAAAGGGAGTGGGTTATAACATGTGTTAGAAATTTGCACGATTTAACATAGGCACGGGCTCTATGATGATTAGCGGTCTCGGCTGCTAATTaatagctgtggttacacacaccttgggtttggggcCTTCCAGAGGGTAAATGGCTTGGTTTTGGTGcagctcaggtttcatgttacccttggggatgcggttacacagtaaaagactcccCTCAAGGTAAAATATAATTAGATATTAGTTCACTGACCTTGAAAATTAGTTCTGCTTCATGATTCGCCAAGACACCTCAAGGAGGAGATAAACTGTGCTATTCAGTTACGTGAAGTTCTTATATTCTTTTTGATttatccatggaaataacccgagggcagtttcggtctagggaaagcggttacacacaaaaacgtcACCCATGGATGAAAGGGGTAATGTAACCACATCTAATATTCGTATTTTAGAGTTTAGATGGTCAGTTTAAAAATTTACTTTGTTCTTTCAGATCTCTCAGTGTTTCGTCCGTGAAAGGTTCTTCGATTTTAGCTCTCACTGGCTCCCGTCCTactcttgttttttttatttgcaaataCAATAAATATAGGTGCTGAACAGATACAGAGATTGAGGTACAAGGAATAATTAAGTTCATCTTgttaaattacatgtacatggaaaGTGAGCTCCTTTGCTTAATAAACTAATCATTATTATGCAGGTtctaaataattatataatcaTTATCATAAAAGAGaaggaaagaaaaccaaaaataaagaaaagaaattgattggaaataattattgaaaattcgaAATGGAACAAGCTGTTGTGTTGTGATCTTAGATCGCACCATGTTTGGTTATCAGCCATGGTCGGTGGAATTCTAACAAATTAAAGAAGGAGCGCTGCAAAACATTTCCTTTGagatgtttcttttttcgttgTTTTATACTCAACCCCTGTCGGTGAAACTATGTGGTCCtttcaaaacaatttgttcAAGCCTGGCCTAGCTGATGCTTTTCTCCACCAATTCTTTATGGGTACTAATGGTCGATTATTTATTCCTTTATCATGGGGTTGCCAGAGCAGCAAGTTTACGCAATATGCTCTTTTATCTAGACAACTCGCGCGCATGACTTCCCAATCACGTCCAATTAGTGATTAAAAGCCCATTCACCATTGTCTCTTATTCTTTTGCGTCGCAGATTACTCTTGTGGGACAGAGAACACTACAAGAGTTTCAGAGAGGTCACGTCATCGACTTGTTGTCCAATGACATTCAGCGAATGGAATTGGCTCCTCGCTGGTTTTTTGAAATGATTTCGTTGATTTTTCTTGTCCCAGTTGTCATTTACTTGTTTTTCAATCTTTTTCACTGGAAGGCTCTGATTGGAATACTACTTTTACTCGGCTTAGTTCCATACTTTCTAGTGGTTTCTTTTCTGGTTGGAAAACTGCGATGGCAAACAGCTCAAATGTCCGATAAACGTATCGCGTTAACGAACGAGCTGGTCTCTGGGATACGAGCTGTGAAGATTCAAGGTTGGGAACAGAACTATGAAGAAAGACTGAAAGAAATAAGAAGGTAAGGCACATACTcgtaatttaaaaagaaaaataaactgaCTAACTTTCTTGAATGTCTCTCTAAGTAACTGACTTACACGCTCCTTGACTGGCTGACAAGAAAATGGGTCGTTGATAAAACGCGCAAGCTGTCTTGCACGGACTGTAAGAGAATACGCTGGTCAGAAATATGTCCCTCATCCCTCAGATTTTATAACGGTGACATACGTGGAATCCTCGATCTATAAAATGATTAAGCCATTGCATAATATAGCGAGGTGGCAATTTAAATTTCGGGATTTCGCTAGCCAGGAATCCCTTTTCCGATCAAATTTGTAGTGAGTACGTTTGCTTCTCCGGCGTGTGGGCAAACCGGGGATCTTTTATGAAAACGTGAATGTACCCAAAGGTCTttgtgaaaaattcaagtgGAACTGGACATCCATAGGACATTATATTATGGACACAAAGTATATACGAGTTGCTGAGACCTTATCAAATGTGTGTTTCAATTGCAGGCAAGAGATAGCCAAGATTCGTCAGAAGAGTCTGCTGGTGTCATCTGTTGAGGCAATAATTACTTGCTCAGGTTCAATTGCTGTTTTTCTTTCCACGTTGTTTCTAGTGTTGGGGAATTTGGAATTGACTCCAGTAAGCGCCTTCATGATGCTTTCTTTTATGAATCTTTTGAAATTACATATGACTGATAGCTTGGGAAAAGGGTTGCCAGTTGTGTTTGAAGCAGTTGTGTCACTCAGCAGAATAGAGGAGTTCTTACACTTGGAAACTTTACCATCGTCTTCCATCAACTTTCACTGTTTAAAGAATTTAGGCGAAGATTATGATGAGTCTGAAAGCACTAAAAACCATACAAGTTATTCGTGCGAGAGAACGAACACatattttttcaagggaaataaagaaagaagTCAAACAAACTACACAAATAAGATCCAGGAACTAAATCTGTCCtctcaaaacaaaggaaattcgCTGATTGTGTCAAATTTAAGTTACAAAATGAATGGAGACAACAAGTATATTCTTGACGATGTCAGTTTCGTGACACCTACAAAGAGTCTCACCGTCATCTGTGGTCAGGTTGGGAGTGGAAAGTCCACATTACTCTCTGCGATTGCGGGAGAAGTCAACTTATCTGGTGGAATTGTAAGGTATCCGAAACCTCTAGCCTATGTCCCTCAAGAACCTTGGGTGTTTTCTGGAACGATCAAGGAAAATATTCTGTTTAGTGAGACTTATTACCCAGATTGGTATGCCACGGTTGTCGAAGCTTGTTCTTTGAAGGACGACATCGAGCTATTTCCGGAAAAAGATGAGACGATTGTGGGTCAGAGAGGAGCCGTTCTGAGTGGTGGACAAAAGGCTCGTGTCAGTTTGGCTAGAGCTGTTTATTCGTGTGCTAATGTTTACATTCTTGATGATCCACTCAGCGCTGTAGACCAGAAAGTTGGTGACCAAATATTTGAGAAATGCATTTGTGGTCTATTAAGTGAAAAGATTCGAGTTTTAGTCTCTCACCATTCCAGACACTTAAAAGAAGCTGACCAAATTGTTATTTTGGACAATGGTCGTGTTCACGAAAAGAAAGCACCacagcaaagaaaaagaagcaagGTAGATGGCGTCCTTATGAATGTTTCCATCGATAAATATCTGGTCGACAGGAATCCACCTGTCAGCCAGTCTTCTGCTAACGAACCAAAAGGGCTGGAAATCCCCGACGAGCATCGAGCGATTGGAAACGTGTCATTTAGGCTTTACTGGGAATATTTTACGAGCGGAACACATCCAGCTTCTGTTGTTGCCTTGattgttttcttcattttcacacAGCGTAAGTCAAGTGATTTTCGTGTGATTGTGTGGCAATTAATTCAAAGTCGtatttttctaattttaaaaTGAGCGCCGTTCTCTTTGATGAAAAGAGCTTTTGCAGAGGCGACGATGTCGAGATGTCGAGAATGCTATGAAGAGATAGCTCTTTCATGCTTCACTTATTTTATGCATCTTGCTTTGTCTCATTCCTTACGTTTTGCGCCTTCATTAACTTGTATTCtctaaaaattcaaatgcctgCCACCTTCCGTTCTTGATACCAGTCACATCCAGCGTTTGATTAACTCTGTCGTTATCTGTTTCGACTTTCGCCAGTTGTGACTGCAAACACTATAGACGATCTTACAAAGCGTAATCGTTGATTAACAGTTAAAGCTCAGATCAGTTTCGCATTTTTATGAAAGTCCCGGTGAGACTGTCCCCCTTACAACGAAAACAAGGTGGCATTTTCGAGAAGTACTCACAATTATAGAGAGAAGTTTGCTTTTGTTACCCGGTTTCCTTTTCAAATGCTCATTATTTATGTCTCATTTTCCTACGTACACgataaataaaatcatttaaaGACAGTTTTTCCATTGGGTTTATAGCTGCTGTTATCTTTCCGGATGCTTGGCTTTCGTATTTGTCAAAGAGAAGTTTGGAAGAGCAGCAGAAGGTGGACAACCTGGTCATTTACACCAGTGCGATAGCAGCATCCTTTGTTCTGGCAGCCATCCGAGTCTTCCTCTTTTTCCTTTCATCGCTTAGATCATCGCTACAACTGCACAATAAGATGGTAAAGGCCATATTGTACGCCAAGCTGTTATTCTTCGACACTAATCCAACAGGAAGAATCTTAAATCGCTTCTCAAGGGACACTGGGAGTATGGATGAGCAACTACCAGAGTTCTCTGTCACTGGTATTCAATACACGCTCGTTGTCGTGACAGCAGTTCTCCTACCAGCCATTGCAAATCCCTGGCTGTTGTTCATCTTACTTCCTTCTCTAGCAGTGTTCCTACTTTTTTCCAGATATTATCTTAGGACGTCCCGAGAGATAAAGAGGTTAGAGTCAATTTGTCGGAGTCCAGTCTTTTCTCATGTTTCAGACACTATGGCTGGCCTGGAAACTATTCGTTCGAGAGGAATGGAGAAGAAGTTCATTGAACAGTTTTACAGGTATGCCATCAGGTTTATTTTATGGTAAGTTCTTCAGCTCTTCCCCTTCTACTTGTCCAGTTTTGAATTTACATGGGCTGGAGATTACGCCATGTTTCAGATAGTTCCAGAATTTTTGTCACTTTCTAAGTTACTAATTTCTGTTCTTGTTTCTAACTTTCAAGAATGTTATTAAGACAACAGATTTCAAGTGTAATCTTCGACTAACGAAGTTCGGAGACATTTGGAAACCCGAATCCAATCAGATGTTAAAGTGCTAGATAATATAATGAGACGCCAAAGTCTGTTAAAGCGTTCTTAAAGAGTCACTTATTTGAAATGGGCTTTAAAATATCCTGAATATTCTCGAAGTTTAATAACTGTTTAATCATTAGCTTTGCACGTTTAAGATATTGTTAATTTCCCACTCTCAAAACTAACTCTCCCCATTTCCGAGGAGTTTAAAACTTGTATTTGTCACTTTCGTTGTTACCAGTTTCTCTACCTATTCAGTTGTACTGAGCTTTCAAGAATGTTATTAGGTCAACAGTTTTCACATATAATATGTGACTTACGAATTTCGGAGATACTTAGAAAAACATCTTTTTAAACTAAATGATTCCGATTAGTACAAGTCAATCTGTCGGGGTAGTAAACCGACACAAAACGAAAGTTACGATTACAAGTAGGTTGCCGCCCCGATATCGAgcggttttgtttgtttgtttctttttgttttagcgTTTTTACAGTTTTAGCGTTTCTACATAATAAACTCTCTGAGGAAGCAAAGTCTAACTGGATTTAAAGAACATCTGTagttagtataattacataggtgattattgaaaattctgtACTCTAATGGATTGCACCTGAGGTGATTATTGTGCGATAATCAAaaatttcgtggctggtatgacgcggcgtttcgtctcggccaagagactcatcagatacttttcgaattccagcaaactcgttgagcatcgcgctcaaagtcccgttcgcgaagtcaagatgttagcagtctggccttctatcacagaaggattcccaaccgcaaagttcacgagttatactttactttactttactttaataatTTCACATAGCAagataaatacaaaagagcatTAAAACAAGCTATGAGGGAGAACCCGAAACAGGAATTACTTCCCTAACAAGCAGGTTTCCCAAAAAGCAGAAATATAATAAACGATAATATATGtatacaatgaaaaataaaataatacataatatatatatatatatataataacaatCTAGTCAGTTTAAACAGTGTAAAATGATAACTGTTAATTATGTATCGCGTAAATGCCATTAACGGCCAAAAACCTTGTCCGAGTCTACCACAATGTAGTATTTCTTAAGTTTGGACTTAAATTCAAATAACGAAGCACATTCCCGTATGTCTAAAGGTAAGTCATTCCAGGCTGTTGCCACTCTTGGAaagaacgagaacttaaaagaGTTTGTCCTAGCAGAAATAGACTTAAAAGTGAGTTTCTTATTTCTAAGTTGGTATACACATTTACTTAAATCGTAAAGTTCAAGATAGTTAGGTAATTCTGA is a window of Montipora foliosa isolate CH-2021 chromosome 5, ASM3666993v2, whole genome shotgun sequence DNA encoding:
- the LOC138003382 gene encoding ATP-binding cassette sub-family C member 4-like, which codes for MSVKGRYDKLLNESGTDSTSHRENKSIFSLLSFHWITETFKKGNSRPLEQSDLLPIEEQNKTKVLTEKLQDLWHEEIRASQRCGKIPRFWRCMLKMLTAKEVFIVLLLCVVEKICHTLCPVLLGAILSTLISYSEDKTMMYVCAVLLGVVSIGQGMSSHYRAWMNETQGAKLCSALKGIIYSKITLVGQRTLQEFQRGHVIDLLSNDIQRMELAPRWFFEMISLIFLVPVVIYLFFNLFHWKALIGILLLLGLVPYFLVVSFLVGKLRWQTAQMSDKRIALTNELVSGIRAVKIQGWEQNYEERLKEIRRQEIAKIRQKSLLVSSVEAIITCSGSIAVFLSTLFLVLGNLELTPVSAFMMLSFMNLLKLHMTDSLGKGLPVVFEAVVSLSRIEEFLHLETLPSSSINFHCLKNLGEDYDESESTKNHTSYSCERTNTYFFKGNKERSQTNYTNKIQELNLSSQNKGNSLIVSNLSYKMNGDNKYILDDVSFVTPTKSLTVICGQVGSGKSTLLSAIAGEVNLSGGIVRYPKPLAYVPQEPWVFSGTIKENILFSETYYPDWYATVVEACSLKDDIELFPEKDETIVGQRGAVLSGGQKARVSLARAVYSCANVYILDDPLSAVDQKVGDQIFEKCICGLLSEKIRVLVSHHSRHLKEADQIVILDNGRVHEKKAPQQRKRSKVDGVLMNVSIDKYLVDRNPPVSQSSANEPKGLEIPDEHRAIGNVSFRLYWEYFTSGTHPASVVALIVFFIFTQPAVIFPDAWLSYLSKRSLEEQQKVDNLVIYTSAIAASFVLAAIRVFLFFLSSLRSSLQLHNKMVKAILYAKLLFFDTNPTGRILNRFSRDTGSMDEQLPEFSVTGIQYTLVVVTAVLLPAIANPWLLFILLPSLAVFLLFSRYYLRTSREIKRLESICRSPVFSHVSDTMAGLETIRSRGMEKKFIEQFYSHQDVHSQAFYMVFESTRWFGLRVDFLCVPFITCVALATVIFSMDPAVAGLSLAYVMAAMNSTQYAVRQFSEVENLMTSVERVMTYTNLESESGYKTRSLPPTHWPSDGQVSFYDVTMIYYDGGPQALKKLNFNIEGKSRIGMAGRTGAGKSSIVAALLRMPDPQGDVIIDGVRIEDVNLQESRRCISVLSQVPVLFSGSLRQNIDPMNEHEDVDLWAALEDVRLKSFVENLNGQLDYELLEGGANLSVGERQLVCLARILLQQNKIVILDEPTAHVDPVTEQTIWKTVNEKLKNCTVITIAHRLDTIKDCDMILVLREGEVAEFGTFDSLLSMAGGVLAGMANIEKE